The following are encoded in a window of Sminthopsis crassicaudata isolate SCR6 chromosome 3, ASM4859323v1, whole genome shotgun sequence genomic DNA:
- the LOC141560630 gene encoding endogenous retrovirus group K member 6 Gag polyprotein-like gives MGQMLAIFNPWTSADSSPAPEATSAPPPFRSGTIESIINIIEEQSLLVTWVQIAKLLAALRRTSPWFLEEEKIDVDKWKLVGYEMKEFQAKNGPRSISAEVFYIYNIVQLALNYQASCRRRKSSKNEQRRKCEEKRKDQALSLEQEDLNEELWYDSLEEASTLPREQIIDRPTSTPPSEMEEERGEEAETQTELPVKKPKPMTRLEKALVKAKREGQDISDFIHAYPVIENTDSVGKKRRRYAPLDLNKIKDLKKGCTLYGATSAYVKMLLDGLSYEVLTPNDWKSIARICLEPGENLLWLSEFHELCKIQVRCNLEIGVNTQFTFEHLAGEGQYGENSEQTDYTMTIYEQIAKAAIKAWGVLPGQKDRGEAFTKIQQGPNEPFADFVGRLQTAVKRTIGENSATEIMTRHLAKENANEICKRIIWGLDKDAPLEEIIRRCATVGTNAFYTQTMMNVERQGPSWQGTSRETRRCFQCGKIGHLRAQCRYGDTVRRQGERRPKTPCPKCNRGLHWASECRIIQGNRMRGPDPGPQAKKTWGMMAADVKPKEPLEGQDSDLINQQKSNHMVERDYLIS, from the coding sequence atggggcagatgttagctatattcaatccctggacctcagccgactcatccccagccccagaagcaacctcagctccacccccattcaggagtggtactatagagagtataatcaacataattgaggagcagagtttacttgtaacctgggtacagattgctaaactcttggctgcattaagacgcacatccccttggttcttagaggaagaaaagatagatgtagataaatggaagctagtgggatatgaaatgaaagaatttcaagcaaaaaatgggcctcgttcaatttctgcagaagtattttatatctacaacatagttcaattagccttaaactatcaagcaagttgtaggagaaggaaaagttctaaaaatgaacagaggaggaagtgtgaggaaaaaaggaaagatcaagctctttccctagagcaagaggatttaaatgaggaattatggtatgattctcttgaagaagcttcaaccctgcctagagaacagattattgacaggcccacatcaaccccaccttcagagatggaggaagaaagaggggaagaggcagaaacacaaacagaattgcctgtgaagaagcctaagcctatgacaagattagaaaaagcattggttaaagctaagagagaaggacaggatataagtgattttatacatgcatatcctgtgattgaaaatactgactctgtaggtaaaaaaaggagaagatatgcacctttagatttgaataaaattaaggatttgaaaaaaggttgtaccctttatggggctacatcagcttatgtcaaaatgttactagatggtttgtcttatgaagtcctaaccccgaatgattggaaatccatagcaaggatatgcctggaacctggagaaaatttattatggctttcggaatttcatgaattatgtaaaattcaagtcagatgcaatttggaaataggagttaacacacaattcacttttgagcacttagcgggtgaaggtcagtatggagagaattcagaacagactgattataccatgacaatatatgaacaaattgctaaggctgcaataaaagcttggggtgtcctccctggacagaaagatcggggagaggctttcactaaaatacagcaaggtcccaatgaaccttttgcagattttgtgggacgtttgcaaactgctgtcaaaagaactattggagaaaattcagctacagaaataatgaccagacatctggctaaggaaaatgccaatgagatttgcaaaagaattatatggggattagacaaagatgctcctttagaggagatcataagacgctgtgctacagtgggaacaaatgctttttatacccagacaatgatgaatgtggaaaggcagggtccctcctggcaagggacttctagagaaactcggagatgttttcaatgtggaaaaattgggcatctaagagctcagtgtaggtatggagatacagtgagaagacagggtgaaagaagacctaaaaccccatgtccaaaatgcaacagaggactccattgggcatcagagtgtagaataattcagggaaataggatgaggggcccagatccagggccccaggcaaaaaaaacttggggcatgatggcagctgatgttaaacctaaagagcctttagaaggtcaggactctgatttgatcaaccagcagaaaagtaatcacatggtagaaagggattacctgataagttag